A genome region from Proteus vulgaris includes the following:
- the tsaD gene encoding tRNA (adenosine(37)-N6)-threonylcarbamoyltransferase complex transferase subunit TsaD has product MRVLGIETSCDETGIAIYDDKAGLLANQLYSQIKLHADYGGVVPELASRDHIRKTVPLIQAALKEANLTAQDIDAVAYTAGPGLVGALLVGATIGRSLAFAWDVPAIPVHHMEGHLLAPMLEEKTPEFPFVALLVSGGHTQLISVTGIGEYTLLGESIDDAAGEAFDKTAKLLGLDYPGGPVLSKMAQQGTEGRFVFPRPMTDRPGLDFSFSGLKTFAANTIRQNDDSDQTRADIARAFEDAVVDTLAIKCRRALEQTGFKRLVMAGGVSANRTLRAKMETVMKQLDGEVFYARPELCTDNGAMIALAGMIRFKGGTEGPLSVTVRPRWPLAELPALTR; this is encoded by the coding sequence ATGCGAGTTTTAGGTATTGAAACATCTTGCGATGAAACCGGTATCGCAATTTACGATGATAAAGCCGGTCTATTAGCGAATCAACTTTATAGCCAAATTAAACTGCACGCTGATTATGGTGGTGTCGTTCCTGAGCTTGCTTCACGGGATCATATCCGTAAAACAGTACCGCTTATTCAAGCGGCACTAAAAGAAGCAAATCTTACGGCACAAGATATTGATGCGGTTGCTTATACCGCTGGCCCTGGTCTTGTTGGCGCGTTGCTTGTAGGCGCAACTATTGGACGTTCATTAGCTTTTGCGTGGGATGTTCCTGCGATCCCTGTTCACCATATGGAAGGCCATTTATTGGCACCTATGCTTGAAGAGAAAACACCTGAATTTCCATTTGTCGCACTTCTGGTTTCTGGTGGGCATACACAGTTAATTAGTGTGACGGGAATTGGCGAATACACCTTATTAGGTGAATCTATTGATGATGCTGCTGGTGAAGCTTTTGATAAAACGGCAAAATTGTTGGGATTAGATTACCCTGGCGGTCCAGTATTATCGAAAATGGCACAACAAGGTACAGAAGGTCGCTTTGTTTTTCCTCGTCCAATGACCGACAGACCTGGACTTGATTTTAGTTTCTCAGGTTTAAAAACTTTTGCGGCGAATACTATCCGTCAAAATGATGATTCAGACCAAACTCGCGCGGATATTGCTCGTGCATTTGAAGATGCGGTTGTTGATACGCTGGCGATAAAATGTCGTAGAGCGTTAGAACAAACTGGTTTTAAACGTTTAGTGATGGCGGGAGGTGTCAGTGCTAACCGTACATTGCGTGCAAAAATGGAAACCGTAATGAAACAATTAGACGGTGAAGTTTTTTATGCGCGCCCTGAATTGTGTACTGATAATGGTGCAATGATTGCACTAGCAGGCATGATCCGCTTTAAAGGCGGTACTGAAGGCCCGTTAAGTGTGACAGTAAGACCACGTTGGCCTTTAGCGGAATTACCTGCATTAACACGTTAA